From the genome of Ornithobacterium rhinotracheale, one region includes:
- a CDS encoding OmpH family outer membrane protein — protein MLKIKFFFLLIFFSVFTFAQRFGYVDTDYVLSNLPAYGNAQKQLETQANNWAKELENLQFVLEQMQQELETERILLTNEKIKEKEDKIQEKKEEIKKLQIKRYGPDGDMINTRKKLVKPIQDQVYNAVNKVAKRRNYSFVFDKANGDLIMIYSDPKFDISEEVLKTLAPDLKSSKGQRQNNYNKEKNNNSINEKINLKK, from the coding sequence ATGTTAAAAATTAAGTTTTTTTTCTTGCTAATTTTTTTCAGTGTTTTTACATTTGCTCAGCGTTTTGGCTATGTAGATACTGATTATGTTTTGAGCAATCTTCCCGCGTATGGTAATGCTCAAAAACAATTAGAAACACAGGCGAATAATTGGGCAAAGGAGCTAGAAAATCTACAATTTGTTCTAGAGCAAATGCAACAAGAGCTAGAAACAGAGCGCATTTTATTGACAAATGAAAAGATAAAAGAAAAGGAAGATAAAATCCAGGAAAAAAAAGAAGAAATCAAAAAGTTGCAAATTAAGCGATATGGTCCTGACGGGGATATGATAAATACACGAAAAAAATTGGTAAAGCCAATTCAAGATCAAGTTTACAACGCTGTGAATAAAGTTGCCAAGAGGCGTAATTATAGCTTTGTATTTGACAAGGCAAACGGAGATTTGATTATGATTTATTCAGATCCCAAATTTGATATAAGTGAAGAGGTCTTGAAAACTTTGGCACCAGATTTGAAATCTAGCAAAGGACAACGACAAAATAACTATAACAAAGAGAAAAATAATAATAGTATAAACGAAAAAATTAATTTAAAAAAATAG
- a CDS encoding CBS domain-containing protein — MFDEAKSSNLATNLEERFSYMTIAPYILNHLPPLALEDSLAQALDLPTDVAPSHRAVVSQGVWQGNMSMADVEELSPATQVQELRMDLENFHLSPNANLMEAVKAFQSYEANYIPVVLPENGHFVGYILQEDIFNALCEMPLFSEEGIWINLRVPTQDFSLSEITQITEVNNAKLYAAFVSHLGEESVEIALKIKPERLSEVVAAYERYGYMVSYEAGASERADEMRERYNQLIRFLNV; from the coding sequence TTGTTTGATGAGGCAAAAAGTAGTAATTTAGCCACCAACTTAGAAGAGAGATTTAGTTATATGACCATAGCCCCCTATATTTTAAACCATTTGCCCCCATTGGCGCTAGAAGATAGCCTCGCGCAAGCACTGGATTTGCCCACAGATGTAGCGCCGAGCCACCGCGCAGTAGTCTCGCAGGGTGTGTGGCAGGGCAATATGAGTATGGCCGATGTGGAGGAGCTTTCGCCAGCCACGCAGGTGCAGGAATTGCGTATGGATTTGGAGAATTTTCACCTCTCGCCAAACGCGAATTTAATGGAGGCCGTGAAGGCTTTCCAGAGCTATGAGGCAAATTATATTCCCGTGGTTTTGCCAGAGAATGGGCACTTTGTGGGCTACATTTTGCAGGAGGATATTTTTAATGCTTTATGCGAAATGCCTCTTTTCAGCGAGGAGGGAATTTGGATTAATTTGCGCGTGCCTACACAAGATTTTAGCCTAAGCGAAATTACACAAATTACGGAGGTAAACAATGCAAAGCTATATGCCGCCTTTGTCTCGCACCTCGGAGAGGAAAGCGTGGAAATAGCTCTTAAAATCAAGCCAGAACGCCTCTCAGAGGTAGTGGCAGCCTATGAGCGATATGGCTATATGGTGAGCTATGAGGCTGGCGCAAGCGAGCGCGCAGATGAGATGCGAGAACGATACAATCAATTAATCCGATTTTTGAATGTCTAA
- a CDS encoding DUF6089 family protein — protein sequence MKKIVIAFLLISTSIAFGQRHEVGVFLGGTNAISDIGRTDYINPLPKKVNGSFKIPATFGVLYRRNLNPQQSIRLGLTYASFMDSDLLAVENYRRYRGASYTNSLLELSAVFEYNFFPINYEQRSAQSPYIFAGVAGFLHPRPKYDIYFQNFENPANRKGYETIVKKKNGQQLSMSVPFGVGYKVKFDWNWILGFEVGFRPTFVDNLDLAWVEESDVETFREEGLTYANGVLTQEQLNADLERKTKEIIEKRQLGDAKNDWYVFTGFTLTYTFGRPACFCD from the coding sequence ATGAAAAAAATAGTTATAGCATTCCTATTAATTTCAACCAGTATTGCCTTTGGGCAGAGACATGAAGTGGGAGTTTTTCTAGGAGGAACCAATGCCATTTCAGATATTGGTCGCACAGATTACATTAATCCATTGCCCAAAAAAGTAAATGGGAGTTTTAAAATTCCAGCTACTTTTGGTGTGCTTTATCGTAGGAATTTAAATCCACAACAATCCATAAGATTAGGGCTTACTTATGCGTCTTTTATGGATTCGGATCTCTTGGCGGTAGAAAATTATCGTCGCTATCGAGGAGCCAGCTACACCAATAGCTTGCTTGAGCTATCAGCGGTGTTTGAATACAATTTCTTTCCCATCAATTATGAGCAGCGTTCAGCACAATCGCCTTATATCTTTGCGGGAGTAGCAGGTTTTTTGCACCCAAGACCTAAATATGATATTTACTTTCAAAACTTTGAGAATCCAGCAAATAGAAAGGGCTATGAGACGATTGTAAAGAAAAAGAATGGACAGCAATTGAGTATGAGCGTTCCATTTGGCGTGGGGTATAAAGTGAAATTCGACTGGAATTGGATTTTAGGATTTGAGGTAGGGTTCCGTCCTACATTTGTAGATAATTTAGATTTGGCTTGGGTAGAAGAGTCTGATGTGGAAACTTTTAGAGAAGAGGGCTTAACCTATGCAAATGGCGTGCTCACGCAAGAGCAATTAAACGCCGATTTAGAAAGAAAAACCAAAGAAATTATAGAAAAAAGACAATTAGGCGATGCCAAAAACGATTGGTATGTATTTACAGGGTTTACTTTGACATATACCTTTGGACGCCCTGCATGTTTCTGTGATTAA
- a CDS encoding NAD kinase produces MSNLKIALYGKRTTTTYLGDLIPVFLEKIREKEILFQIEKDFYEVLKNIGNIDLEGVEIFSTHDELWQDLDYFFTFGGDGTILSAVTFVRDSQVPIVGVNTGRLGYLASIHKNEIIPHLDAIFAGDYNISDRSLLEVHRSDDGMLECPFALNELSVMRKETTSMISVDAYINGELLNSFWADGLIIATPTGSTGYSLSCNGPIISPENSNFVITPIAPHNLNVRPIVIPDKEHLKLKVKSRVSHYSLSLDSRLVSLKTTTEIMVKRASFVVKIVELKHNSYLETLRQKLFWGVDNRNA; encoded by the coding sequence ATGTCTAATCTTAAAATAGCCCTTTACGGCAAGCGTACCACAACCACCTATTTGGGAGATTTGATTCCAGTGTTTTTAGAAAAAATACGCGAAAAAGAGATTTTATTCCAAATAGAAAAAGATTTTTACGAGGTTTTAAAAAACATTGGAAATATCGATTTGGAGGGTGTGGAAATATTTTCTACCCACGATGAATTGTGGCAAGATTTGGATTATTTTTTCACCTTCGGAGGCGATGGAACCATCCTTTCTGCCGTAACCTTTGTGCGCGATTCGCAGGTGCCCATCGTGGGCGTGAACACGGGTAGGCTGGGCTACTTGGCAAGTATTCATAAAAATGAGATAATCCCGCATCTAGACGCTATTTTTGCTGGTGATTACAACATCAGCGATCGATCGCTTTTGGAAGTGCATCGCTCAGATGATGGTATGCTGGAGTGTCCTTTTGCACTTAATGAGCTGAGTGTGATGCGAAAAGAAACCACGAGTATGATTTCGGTGGACGCTTATATTAACGGCGAGTTGCTAAATTCTTTTTGGGCAGATGGCTTAATCATTGCTACGCCCACGGGGTCTACAGGCTATTCTTTAAGTTGCAATGGTCCCATAATTTCGCCCGAAAATAGCAATTTTGTCATTACGCCGATTGCACCTCACAACTTGAATGTACGCCCAATTGTGATTCCTGATAAAGAACATTTAAAGCTAAAAGTGAAAAGTCGTGTTTCGCATTATTCTTTATCCTTAGATTCCCGATTGGTTTCGCTTAAAACTACGACAGAAATCATGGTGAAGCGTGCGAGTTTTGTCGTGAAAATAGTAGAATTAAAACATAATAGCTACTTAGAAACTTTACGCCAAAAATTATTTTGGGGCGTAGATAATCGCAATGCCTAA
- the purH gene encoding bifunctional phosphoribosylaminoimidazolecarboxamide formyltransferase/IMP cyclohydrolase: MQKTALLSVSNKAGITAFAQFLESQNYQILSTGGTYKHLKEAGIEVKEVAQITEFPEILNGRVKTLHPHIHGGILARRNDPKHMQTLTEMGISPIDIVVVNLYPFFENADKDLTMEELVEFIDIGGPTMLRAAAKSFFDVTVITDVSDYALVQKEIEAHGETSLETRKNLAGKVFNLTSAYDAAIAQKLLNDPFPPYYSISYQKEFDLRYGENPHQAAAYYTSTFASGALKNFTQHQGKELSFNNIRDLDLAWKIVCEFDQTACCAVKHSTPCGVALDDDILQAYQKAHDCDPISIFGGIVTFNKKVTKAVAEKCNEIFLEIIAAPSFEAEALEVFAKKKNLRVIEIKNPLNDKMQLVQVDGGLLVQEIDKAFSQDFKVVTHQQPTERQLSDLEFALKVVKHVKSNAIVVATDGQALGVGTGETNRIWAAQQAIQRAKEKTQENLVLASDAFFPFRDVVDYAAQQGITALIHPGGSLRDQESIDAANEHNLPMIISGMRHFLH; encoded by the coding sequence ATGCAAAAAACAGCTCTCCTAAGTGTATCAAACAAAGCAGGCATCACGGCCTTTGCACAGTTTTTAGAAAGCCAAAACTACCAAATCCTCTCTACGGGTGGCACCTACAAGCACCTAAAAGAGGCAGGAATTGAGGTGAAGGAAGTCGCTCAAATCACGGAGTTTCCCGAAATCCTGAACGGACGCGTAAAAACACTTCACCCGCATATTCACGGCGGAATCTTGGCGCGCAGAAACGACCCGAAGCATATGCAAACCCTCACCGAAATGGGCATTAGCCCCATTGATATTGTGGTGGTGAATCTTTACCCCTTCTTTGAGAATGCCGATAAGGATTTAACGATGGAGGAGCTTGTGGAATTCATCGACATCGGTGGGCCTACGATGCTCCGCGCGGCCGCGAAATCATTCTTTGATGTTACTGTAATCACCGATGTGAGCGACTATGCCTTAGTCCAAAAAGAAATAGAGGCGCACGGCGAAACGAGCTTAGAGACGCGGAAAAACTTGGCCGGCAAGGTTTTCAACCTCACCTCGGCTTATGATGCAGCCATCGCTCAAAAATTATTGAACGACCCCTTTCCGCCCTATTACAGCATTTCTTACCAAAAAGAGTTTGACCTCCGCTACGGCGAAAATCCGCACCAAGCGGCGGCTTACTATACCTCTACTTTTGCCAGTGGCGCACTTAAAAACTTTACCCAGCACCAAGGGAAGGAACTTTCGTTTAACAACATCCGTGATTTGGATTTGGCGTGGAAAATAGTCTGCGAGTTTGATCAAACGGCTTGTTGTGCGGTGAAACATAGCACGCCGTGCGGGGTGGCGCTTGATGATGATATACTCCAAGCCTATCAAAAGGCGCACGACTGCGACCCTATTTCGATTTTCGGCGGAATTGTAACTTTTAATAAAAAAGTAACCAAGGCCGTGGCAGAGAAATGCAACGAGATTTTCCTTGAAATTATAGCCGCGCCAAGCTTTGAGGCGGAAGCCTTAGAGGTCTTTGCTAAAAAGAAAAACTTGCGCGTGATTGAAATTAAAAACCCTCTGAACGATAAAATGCAACTCGTGCAAGTGGACGGCGGATTGCTCGTGCAGGAAATTGATAAAGCATTTAGCCAGGATTTCAAAGTCGTAACCCATCAACAGCCCACCGAGAGACAGCTCTCCGATTTGGAATTCGCCCTAAAAGTCGTGAAGCACGTGAAGAGCAACGCCATTGTAGTGGCTACCGATGGGCAAGCCCTCGGCGTGGGAACTGGCGAGACCAACCGCATTTGGGCAGCGCAGCAAGCCATTCAGCGTGCAAAGGAGAAAACTCAGGAGAATTTAGTACTTGCCTCCGATGCCTTTTTCCCATTCAGAGATGTGGTGGACTACGCCGCACAGCAAGGCATCACCGCCTTAATTCACCCTGGGGGAAGCCTGCGAGACCAAGAGAGTATCGATGCGGCAAATGAGCATAACCTCCCTATGATTATCAGCGGAATGAGACATTTCTTACATTAA
- a CDS encoding isoprenyl transferase yields MSKSLLQNINLDNVPQHVAVIMDGNGRWAQKKGMMRTFGHQSAVKAVRQTIKACEDLGVPYLTLYAFSSENWNRPKEEVSFLMNLLFKTLTKELKSFQENNIRLRTIGDLSRVPEKARKELLLVEEETKNNTKATLTLALSYGGRDEIVEATQKIAKAVQENKLSIDQINHETFKNYLYSPDIPDVDLVIRTSGECRISNFLLWQIAYAELYFTEVLWPDFRKEDFYEAIINYQNRQRRFGKTGEQIK; encoded by the coding sequence ATGAGTAAAAGTTTGCTTCAAAATATAAATCTCGATAATGTTCCGCAGCATGTTGCCGTAATCATGGATGGCAATGGTCGCTGGGCACAGAAAAAAGGAATGATGCGCACCTTTGGGCATCAAAGCGCGGTGAAAGCCGTGCGCCAAACCATCAAAGCCTGCGAGGATTTGGGCGTTCCGTATCTTACTTTGTACGCTTTCTCAAGCGAAAATTGGAACAGACCCAAAGAAGAGGTGAGTTTCTTAATGAATTTATTGTTTAAAACACTAACCAAGGAGCTCAAAAGCTTTCAAGAGAACAATATACGCTTGCGCACGATAGGCGATTTATCGCGCGTTCCAGAAAAAGCAAGAAAAGAGCTGTTGCTGGTAGAAGAAGAAACCAAGAACAATACAAAAGCTACCCTTACACTAGCATTGAGCTATGGCGGACGCGATGAAATTGTAGAAGCTACGCAAAAAATAGCAAAGGCGGTGCAAGAAAATAAGTTAAGCATAGACCAAATAAATCACGAAACTTTTAAAAATTACTTATATTCGCCAGATATTCCCGATGTGGATTTGGTCATCAGAACCAGTGGCGAATGCAGAATTAGCAATTTCTTGCTTTGGCAAATAGCCTATGCAGAATTGTATTTTACCGAAGTTTTGTGGCCAGATTTTAGAAAAGAAGATTTCTACGAAGCGATCATCAACTATCAAAATAGACAAAGACGATTCGGGAAAACGGGAGAACAAATTAAGTAA
- a CDS encoding MmcQ/YjbR family DNA-binding protein, translating to MNIEEVRELCLRMPFAEESMPFGDGFLVFKVGGKMFALLSLLPSKRIINLKAAPSEVLRLQEEYAAVVPAYHMNKRHWVSVHFEEAMAQDLAHWVAQSYGLVRGKLPLKIRKILDLENP from the coding sequence ATGAATATAGAAGAAGTGCGGGAGCTTTGCCTGCGTATGCCTTTTGCAGAGGAGTCGATGCCTTTTGGCGATGGCTTTTTAGTCTTTAAAGTTGGGGGTAAAATGTTTGCGCTCCTGAGCTTGCTCCCGAGTAAAAGGATAATAAATTTAAAGGCCGCGCCGAGCGAGGTTTTGCGTTTGCAGGAGGAGTATGCGGCCGTGGTGCCAGCCTACCATATGAATAAGCGGCATTGGGTGAGTGTGCATTTTGAGGAGGCTATGGCGCAGGACTTGGCGCATTGGGTAGCGCAGTCTTATGGCTTGGTGCGAGGCAAATTGCCTTTGAAAATTAGAAAAATCCTTGATTTAGAAAATCCTTAA
- a CDS encoding IS30 family transposase: MARRFKHLDLHDRAMIEAYLKAGWSISKIARELKRDKSTISREVRRNRTKKGKYKAKTAQTLYSEKKERFLRYRRFTKDIEKRVRQFLYKRYSPLQIVGYCKKLGLEMVSVERIYQYIRADKLKGGNLYKYCRHALKKRKAQVSKIVGKIKNRTSIEERPQVVNDRKEFGHWEGDLIEGKNHKGYLLTITERVSRFLFIRYIPNKSADVVANAMIDVLVPYKGVVKSITVDNGLEFAQHERVGKRLGARVFFTHPYSSWEKGQIEHMNKLVRQYVKKGSAITKSNANKLKAVQKEINDRPFKVLKFCKPREVFFNFVENVAFRG, from the coding sequence ATGGCACGGAGATTTAAGCATTTGGATTTGCACGATAGAGCAATGATAGAGGCTTATTTAAAGGCTGGTTGGTCTATCTCTAAAATAGCCCGTGAACTGAAAAGGGATAAATCTACGATAAGCCGTGAAGTGAGGAGGAACCGAACGAAGAAAGGAAAATATAAAGCAAAGACAGCACAGACGCTCTATTCTGAAAAGAAAGAGCGTTTTTTGCGTTATAGACGCTTTACAAAAGACATTGAGAAAAGAGTAAGACAATTTCTGTATAAAAGATATTCACCGCTCCAAATAGTAGGCTATTGTAAAAAGTTGGGGCTTGAAATGGTATCAGTAGAAAGAATTTACCAATATATAAGGGCTGATAAATTGAAAGGAGGTAATCTGTACAAATATTGCAGGCACGCTTTGAAAAAGAGAAAGGCACAGGTTTCTAAAATTGTTGGAAAGATAAAAAATAGAACTAGTATAGAAGAACGCCCGCAAGTGGTGAATGATAGAAAAGAGTTCGGACACTGGGAGGGTGATTTAATTGAGGGAAAAAATCATAAGGGTTATTTGCTGACGATTACAGAAAGGGTATCAAGGTTTTTATTTATTAGATATATACCTAATAAAAGTGCTGATGTTGTGGCAAATGCGATGATAGATGTTTTGGTTCCGTACAAGGGGGTGGTTAAGTCTATTACGGTGGATAATGGTTTGGAGTTTGCACAGCACGAACGGGTGGGGAAGAGATTGGGGGCGCGTGTTTTTTTTACGCACCCTTATTCTAGTTGGGAAAAGGGACAAATTGAGCATATGAACAAACTTGTTAGACAGTATGTAAAAAAAGGTTCGGCAATTACAAAAAGTAACGCTAACAAGCTGAAAGCGGTACAAAAAGAGATAAACGATAGACCGTTTAAAGTGTTAAAGTTTTGCAAGCCTCGTGAAGTTTTTTTTAATTTTGTGGAAAATGTTGCATTTAGGGGTTGA
- a CDS encoding OmpH family outer membrane protein encodes MKKFTFIALLSFLCLGFGFANAQSVAHVNSQEILEALPAFQDAQAKIKKEADRHQAEIQRQQKEIQALVEKGQKEMEALKGKSDAEKMKALAPLEQELQTKSKALQEYQQNAAKGVAKMESDLLAPVYKKVQIAIEEVGKKDNVGYIIDLATAGQSGTIVYFGGGKDLTPQVKKQLGL; translated from the coding sequence ATGAAAAAGTTTACATTTATTGCACTACTATCTTTCCTATGCTTAGGATTCGGATTTGCAAACGCACAAAGCGTAGCACATGTTAATTCACAAGAAATTTTAGAAGCATTGCCAGCATTCCAAGATGCACAAGCAAAGATTAAAAAAGAAGCAGATAGACACCAAGCTGAAATCCAAAGACAGCAAAAAGAGATCCAAGCATTGGTAGAGAAAGGGCAAAAGGAAATGGAAGCATTGAAGGGTAAAAGCGATGCTGAAAAAATGAAAGCATTGGCTCCACTAGAGCAAGAATTGCAAACTAAATCCAAAGCTTTGCAAGAATACCAACAAAACGCTGCTAAAGGTGTAGCTAAAATGGAATCAGACTTATTAGCCCCAGTATACAAAAAGGTTCAAATCGCGATCGAAGAAGTAGGAAAGAAAGATAATGTAGGATACATCATCGATTTGGCTACTGCAGGACAATCAGGAACTATTGTTTATTTCGGTGGAGGAAAAGATTTAACCCCACAAGTAAAAAAACAATTAGGACTTTAA
- the bamA gene encoding outer membrane protein assembly factor BamA, giving the protein MKKIFLISLGFILMTAHAQVDSTGIVKQPKSSDELNLNSLKTYKLGGLEITGGVPYTSKQILRFIGLNIGDEIEIPGPIINNSLKRLWNQNLFSDVELFADKVKGDSIFLRFNLTALPTINDVSFEGVKKGKQKDFVKNNKLTKGKKITQDLLNQARLNIRNFYTEKGYPDAQVEFIETDVPNARFSKNLLVKVSRGERVKVQNILFEGNKEIKAPKLRRKGLKNTVRKYFFRRNILRFFKGSKYIPEKFQEDLKTLKDLYKSEGFRDIKVTYDSVNRINPKNYLIKIGVEEGPRYYLGNVTFVGNSVYPTETLKRIFSYKKGDPYDAVGIEKRLNDPQKDDNILTLYQDNGYLFARVVPIEKSVVNDTINLEIRIVEGEQATWDRVTFTGNTQTHDHVIVRELATVPGELFSKTDIRRTMMKLGALGFFDPQQIKPDIKDHQETNTVDINWELAPKSSSQIELQGGYGGGRFIGTVGLTFGNFSIKNLFNKKAWHPVPLGDGQQLSLRAQAGSYYSNFSLSFTEPWIGGSRPTALSMSIYNSNYSQLYGRSGSEGDSRLTMWGASVGLNKLLTWPDDYFRLSQSVSYQRYDYKNFGFNLGTKNYSNGISNTIAYNIGLSRLSAGPDPIFPQEGSDFSISLKLTPPYSLFNKNKDYEKLKEEDDFDGLYKWLEYYKVQFSGNVYKQLIGKLVLRTGAEFGYLGAYNRELGVSPFERFYMGGTGLQSNRFDGREIVTLRGYKDFSPSGGGVDDITPLGGGVIYDKFLLEMRYPITMNQQAKIFGLGFLEAGNTWADHKDFRPFELKRSAGVGIRVFMSAFGMLGFDFGYGFDKYNNAGEFGAPSGWQTHFIFGQQL; this is encoded by the coding sequence ATGAAGAAAATATTTTTAATAAGCCTTGGATTTATATTAATGACTGCGCACGCACAAGTAGATTCTACGGGTATTGTGAAGCAGCCGAAAAGTAGCGATGAGCTAAATCTAAACAGCCTAAAAACATATAAATTAGGCGGTTTGGAAATTACAGGCGGAGTGCCCTATACCAGTAAACAAATTTTGAGATTTATTGGATTAAATATAGGCGACGAAATCGAAATCCCTGGTCCAATTATCAATAACTCGCTCAAGAGATTATGGAACCAAAATCTGTTTTCTGATGTTGAGCTTTTTGCCGATAAAGTAAAGGGCGATTCTATCTTTTTAAGATTTAATTTAACAGCCCTACCTACCATCAACGATGTTTCTTTTGAGGGCGTGAAAAAAGGAAAACAAAAAGATTTTGTAAAGAATAATAAACTTACCAAAGGGAAAAAAATCACACAAGATTTATTGAATCAAGCGCGTTTAAATATCCGAAATTTTTATACCGAAAAGGGATATCCAGATGCGCAAGTGGAGTTTATAGAAACCGATGTGCCAAATGCTAGATTTTCTAAAAACTTATTGGTAAAAGTTTCAAGAGGAGAGCGTGTAAAAGTACAAAACATTTTATTTGAAGGGAATAAAGAAATCAAAGCACCAAAGCTTAGAAGAAAAGGGCTTAAAAATACGGTGCGAAAATACTTTTTCCGTAGAAATATCCTAAGATTCTTTAAAGGATCTAAATATATACCAGAAAAATTCCAAGAGGATTTAAAGACCTTGAAGGATTTGTATAAAAGTGAAGGGTTTAGAGACATTAAAGTTACTTACGATTCTGTAAATAGAATTAATCCTAAAAATTATTTAATTAAAATAGGAGTAGAGGAAGGACCTCGTTACTACTTAGGTAATGTAACTTTTGTGGGGAACTCTGTATATCCTACAGAAACTTTGAAAAGAATTTTCTCTTATAAAAAAGGAGATCCATACGATGCCGTAGGAATTGAAAAAAGATTGAATGATCCACAAAAAGATGATAATATTTTGACTCTTTATCAAGACAATGGATATTTATTTGCTCGTGTGGTGCCTATTGAGAAATCGGTGGTAAATGACACGATTAACCTAGAAATCAGAATTGTAGAGGGAGAGCAAGCGACATGGGATCGAGTAACCTTTACAGGAAATACACAAACGCATGACCATGTCATCGTGCGAGAATTAGCCACAGTTCCTGGAGAGTTGTTTAGCAAAACGGATATCCGTAGAACAATGATGAAGCTGGGAGCTTTAGGCTTTTTTGATCCACAACAAATCAAGCCAGATATCAAGGATCATCAAGAAACAAACACCGTAGATATAAATTGGGAATTGGCACCAAAATCAAGTAGCCAAATAGAATTGCAAGGTGGATATGGTGGCGGAAGATTTATTGGTACCGTGGGGCTTACTTTTGGAAACTTCTCAATCAAAAATTTATTTAACAAAAAAGCATGGCATCCAGTTCCTCTGGGAGATGGGCAGCAGCTATCATTGAGAGCACAAGCAGGTAGCTATTATTCAAACTTTAGTTTATCGTTCACAGAGCCGTGGATTGGCGGAAGTCGCCCAACAGCACTTTCTATGTCAATTTATAATTCTAATTATAGTCAATTGTATGGTAGAAGTGGTAGCGAAGGAGATTCTCGTTTAACAATGTGGGGAGCTTCTGTGGGATTGAATAAATTGCTCACTTGGCCAGACGATTATTTTAGATTAAGCCAATCTGTTTCATATCAGCGTTATGATTATAAAAATTTTGGATTTAATCTAGGAACTAAAAATTATAGCAATGGAATATCAAACACAATTGCTTATAACATTGGATTGAGCAGACTTTCTGCAGGTCCAGATCCAATTTTCCCGCAAGAAGGTTCAGATTTCAGTATAAGTTTAAAACTAACTCCGCCGTATTCTTTGTTTAACAAAAATAAAGACTATGAAAAATTGAAGGAAGAAGATGATTTTGATGGCTTGTATAAATGGTTAGAATACTATAAAGTTCAATTCAGTGGAAATGTTTACAAACAATTAATCGGTAAACTTGTATTGAGAACAGGTGCAGAGTTTGGCTATTTAGGGGCTTATAATCGTGAGCTAGGAGTCTCTCCTTTTGAAAGATTCTATATGGGAGGAACAGGATTGCAGTCTAACCGTTTTGATGGTCGTGAAATTGTAACTTTAAGAGGGTATAAAGATTTTTCACCTAGTGGTGGTGGGGTAGATGATATCACACCACTTGGAGGAGGTGTCATTTACGATAAATTCTTGCTAGAGATGCGTTATCCTATCACGATGAATCAACAAGCTAAAATCTTTGGTCTTGGATTCTTAGAAGCGGGAAACACTTGGGCAGATCACAAAGATTTCAGACCATTTGAGTTAAAGCGTTCAGCAGGAGTAGGTATTCGTGTATTTATGTCAGCCTTTGGAATGCTTGGATTTGATTTCGGTTATGGATTTGATAAATATAATAATGCAGGAGAATTTGGAGCACCATCAGGGTGGCAGACACACTTCATTTTTGGTCAGCAACTATAA